A single window of Agelaius phoeniceus isolate bAgePho1 chromosome 16, bAgePho1.hap1, whole genome shotgun sequence DNA harbors:
- the LYRM1 gene encoding LYR motif-containing protein 1: MTPATRQEVLGLYRKVLRIARTWQSASGQTEQTMREKEYIRNEARTLFRKNRNVTDPKLIKQCIEECEARIEIGLHYNIPYPRPIHLPPMGLAHKQGRTLRHQEKLRKISKPIYLKSHDEVS, translated from the exons ATGACACCAGCAACTCGACAAGAAGTCCTCGGCCTTTACCGCAAGGTTTTGCGAATAGCCAGAACCTGGCAGTCGGCATCAGGACAGACAGAGCAAACCATGAGGGAGAAGGAGTACATCAGAAATGAAGCCAGAACATTATTCCGAAAAAACAGAAAC GTAACAGATCCAAAGCTGATTAAGCAGTGCATAGAAGAATGTGAGGCAAGAATAGAAATTGGACTTCACTATAACATCCCCTACCCAAGACCT atcCATCTGCCTCCCATGGGCCTTGCCCACAAACAAGGCCGTACATTGCGACACCAGGAAAAGTTAAGGAAGATTTCTAAGCCAATATATCTGAAATCCCATGATGAAGTTTCATAA
- the DCUN1D3 gene encoding DCN1-like protein 3: MGQCVTKCKNPSSTLGSKNGERESGSKSHSKRSAVHKDDHGSACGKASGDILVNGTKKTDAAVESSQPPTFSGDTKKDSVCSAEESSLQRIGELFRRYKDEREDAILEEGMERFCNDLCVDPTEFKVLVLAWKFQAATMCKFTRKEFFEGCKAINADSIDGICARFPSLLNEAKQEDKFKDLYRFTFQFGLDSEEGQRSLHREIAIALWKLVFTQNKPPILDQWLHFLIKNPSGIKGISRDTWNMFLNFTQVIGPDLSNYSEDEAWPSLFDTFVEWEMERRKKEEETKSVLSSDTEGPCADGQT, translated from the exons ATGGGCCAGTGTGTCACCAAGTGCAAGAACCCTTCTTCTACCCTTGGCAGCAAAAATGGGGAGAGGGAATCTGGCAGCAAGTCCCACAGCAAGAGAAGTGCAGTCCACAAAGACGACCACGGCTCAGCTTGCGGGAAGGCTTCAGGAGACATTCTTGTGAACGGGACAAAGAAAACAGATGCTGCTGTAGAGTCCAGTCAGCCTCCAACGTTTTCTGGAGATACAAAGAAAGACTCTGTTTGCAGTGCAGAGGAATCTTCTCTTCAGAGGATTGGGGAGTTATTCAGGAGGTACAAGGACGAGCGGGAAGATGCCATACTGGAAGAAGGAATGGAACGATTTTGCAATGACCTCTGTGTTGATCCCACTGAATTTAAAGTACTAGTTTTGGCTTGGAAATTCCAGGCTGCTACCATGTGCAAATTTACAAG GAAGGAGTTTTTTGAAGGCTGCAAAGCAATAAATGCAGACAGCATTGATGGCATTTGTGCAAGGTTCCCCAGCCTCCTAAACGAAGCCAAGCAGGAGGATAAATTCAAGGATCTCTATCGTTTCACTTTCCAGTTTGGCCTGGACTCTGAAGAAGGACAGAGGTCGCTACATCGGGAAATAGCCATTGCCCTTTGGAAATTAGTCTTCACCCAAAACAAGCCCCCTATTTTGGACCAGTGGTTACACTTCCTAATCAAGAACCCCTCAGGAATCAAGGGAATCTCCCGGGACACGTGGAACATGTTTCTAAATTTTACTCAGGTGATTGGACCGGACCTTAGCAACTACAGCGAGGACGAGGCCTGGCCGAGTCTGTTTGACACCTTTGTGGAGTGGGAAATGGAGcggaggaaaaaggaggaggaaaccAAAAGCGTTCTGTCCTCGGACACAGAGGGGCCCTGTGCGGACGGACAGACCTAG